TTCTGGCGCAGAATCAAGAAAAAAAGAAAGCTGGTTTGATCATCGGATGGTTTTGAGGTTTGTGGCAAGATAAGGTTTCAGACAGGCATATGCCTGTCTGAAAAGCAAGAGAGGATGGCTGTGGAAATTATTGTGATGCTGGCTTTGGTCGGCTCGTTTGCGGGGTTTGTCGCCGGTTTGCTGGGCATCGGCGGCGGTATGATTATCGTGCCGGTGGTGCTTTGGGCGATGCAGATGCAGGGGGCGGGCGACACGGCGTACACGCAGCATATCGCTATCGGCACGTCGTTTGCCGTGATGGTGTTCACCTCGTTTTCCAGCATGATGTCGCAGCATAAAAAAGGCGGCGTGAATTGGGCGATATTCAGAAGCATGGCGCCGGGCATGATTGCCGGTGTGGTGGCGGGTTCGCTGTTGGCCAAATACTTGCCGAAAGAAGGTTTGCAGATTTTCTTTGTGGTGTTTGCCACGGTTCTTGCCGTGCGTGCTTTGATGAATGTGAAACCCAAGCCGAGCCGCCAGCTGCCGGGCAGGGGCAGTTTGTTTGGTATGGGCGGTGTGTTCGGCGTGTTTTCCAGCTGGATCGGTATCGGCGGCGGATCGCTTTCCGTGCCGTATATGGTGTTTTGCAATGTACCGATGCATCAGGCGGTCGGCACTTCGGCTGCGCTCGGCTGGCCGATTGCGCTGACCGGTGCGCTTACTTATCTGGCTGCCGGTTGGAATGTGGCCGGCCTGCCTTCCGGCGCAGTCGGTTTTGTGTATTGGCCTGC
This portion of the Neisseria canis genome encodes:
- a CDS encoding sulfite exporter TauE/SafE family protein, whose product is MAVEIIVMLALVGSFAGFVAGLLGIGGGMIIVPVVLWAMQMQGAGDTAYTQHIAIGTSFAVMVFTSFSSMMSQHKKGGVNWAIFRSMAPGMIAGVVAGSLLAKYLPKEGLQIFFVVFATVLAVRALMNVKPKPSRQLPGRGSLFGMGGVFGVFSSWIGIGGGSLSVPYMVFCNVPMHQAVGTSAALGWPIALTGALTYLAAGWNVAGLPSGAVGFVYWPAAVVLAAATLIFAPIGVKASHKLPAEKLKMAFGVLLLVIAARMLWQVIN